The Macrobrachium rosenbergii isolate ZJJX-2024 chromosome 46, ASM4041242v1, whole genome shotgun sequence genome has a window encoding:
- the LOC136830413 gene encoding uncharacterized protein, with the protein MREIPPEFLVTKNRPPVDSMFGFGDNLTLVSYIPKSKNKKKNVVFVSSMYHDAKIDEATGDDKKPEIITFYNSTKGGVDVVDMMMDKYSVSRNSWRWPLTVFFALLNIVCANLYVLYAHNPQNKLKRRKFIKKVCMTLLEDTLKRRLQNIRLPKSLRTEIGRLFPKAAEAITSTNSQTLQCQAKRCVFCTRSKDQR; encoded by the coding sequence ATGAGGGAGATTCCCCCAGAATTCTTGGTGACAAAGAATAGACCTCCTGTGGACAGCATGTTTGGATTTGGAGACAACCTTACATTAGTCTCATACATACCAAAGAgtaagaacaagaagaaaaatgtggTGTTCGTTAGTAGCATGTACCATGATGCAAAGATAGACGAAGCTACAGGTGATGACAAAAAACCTGAAATCATCACGTTCTATAATTCAACCAAAGGAGGAGTAGATGTGGTCGACATGATGATGGATAAGTATAGCGTTTCCAGAAACAGCTGGCGTTGGCCTCTAACTGTGTTCTTTGCTCTCCTGAACATCGTCTGTGCAAATTTGTATGTCCTGTATGCTCACAACCCACAAAATAAACTCAAGCGCCGCAAATTCATCAAGAAAGTATGCATGACGCTATTAGAGGACACTCTAAAGAGGAGACTCCAGAACATTCGCCTGCCAAAAAGTCTCAGAACAGAGATTGGAAGACTGTTCCCCAAAGCTGCAGAAGCAATAACCTCAACAAACTCACAGACATTACAATGCCAAGCAAAGAGATGTGTATTTTGCACCAGGTCAAAGGACCAAAGGTGA